The Antarcticibacterium flavum genome contains the following window.
GAATTCGCTTTGCAGTAAACATTTAACTCAATGCCGGGTATTAGACAGCAGAGAGGATCTCCACCTTTTTTATCTCGGGTTCCTCGCTAAGGAAATCTGGTGCCCGTTCTAAAAGTCCGCCGGCTATCTCTCCCTGGAGATGTGCCTCCCGGCCTTCTTCATTTTCAAAAGTATCAAAGATGCCAAAGGTAGTTTTATCAATCCTGTAAGAATACCAGGAGATCGTCCCGTGTTCCCTTCTCGCAAGGTTCACGGCTTCCTGTATGTAGTTGTGCACTTCCATTTCCTTACCTTCTTTGGCATGTAAATTAATTAGTAACCCGTATTTTTTCATTCTTCCTTAATTTCAGCTTTAGCTATTTCAGGAAAATAAGTTACTCCAAAACAGGGATATCCTTTCCCTAACAAGTGTTAAGAAATAAAAAAGACCTTCAGCAATAAAAAATTACTTTTTCTTAGAGGATAAAATATACCAGTCCAGGGAGTATTTTCCGCCGCCAGTAAAAAATAAGAGAAGGTAACCAAATAGAAATAAAAGAGGTAGTTCCTGACTTCCAAATCCATCTGTCCAGTGGACAATCAATGCTGCGACTGCCATAGTTGCAATAAGTGGTATAACCGCCAGACGAGTTCCAAGTCCCAGGATCACCAGGATGGAACAAACAAACTCAGCAAAGACAGCAAAGGTAAAGCTTGCCACTTCCCCAATGCCTATAGGGTCTGCAAAAGTAATAGGTTCACTTCCAAAGAAGGTGATAAGCTTTGGGATGCCGTGGGTAAGCATTAGACCCGAGATACCCAGGCGAAATATGAGCAGGCCAAAGTCCACTTGCGGCAGTTCGAGAATTGTAGAATAACTTTTTTTCATAGGAGTTAATTATAGGCTTAAGTTAGGAAATTAATCATTAAATAAGATACCACATTAGCAGGGACATCACCAGGCCTACAAATGCTATGATAGTTGTCATGATACTCCAGGACCTGAAGGTTTGTTTTTCTGTAAGACCCAGGTATTGTCCCACCAGCCAAAATCCACTGTCATTCACGTGAGACAGGATTGTAGCGCCAGATGCTATGGCGATCACTATTACAGAAATTTGCTGTACACTGTACAATCCTTCTGTGAGAACAGGAGCTGTGATCCCGGCAGCGGTGATCATTGCAACTGTTGAGGATCCCTGTAGCACCCGCACAAGGGCCGCGACTATGAAACCAAATACCAGCGGATTAAAAAATGTGTCATTCAATCCTTCGGCGATCATTTCGCCAGCACCGGTATTGATCAATATCTCCTTGAACGCTCCACCTGCACCGGTAAGGAGGATAATTATTCCCGCAGCCTGGAACGATTTGGTAGCGACTTTTAATAAATATTCCTTCTGCATTCCCCGTCTCACTCCCAGGAAATACCAGGCGATAAGATTGGCAATTATAAGAGCTGTAAAGGGATGCCCCAGCAGTTCTACGGCATAATGTACTCCGGCTGGAATAGCCATTTCGTCAAACAATGGGCTCCCCAGGAGCGTGTTCGCCACTATGAGAAGTATGGGGATCAAAATTATGGAGATGATAAGTGATGGCGAAGGTGCTGTAGCTTCATTATAATCTTCCTTCTCCTCAAAAACCTGTGGTTCTATATGTATTTTCTTTGCCAGGAAGCGTGCATACACAGGACCTGCAAGCACAGCCGCAGGCAATCCCGCGAAAAACCCGAACAGGATCACCCAACCCAGGTCGGCACCCAGGATATCTGCCACCGCAATAGGCCCGGGTGTGGGAGGAATAAAAGCGTGAGTAATAGCAAGTCCTGCCAGTAAAGGAATAGCATACAAAAGCAGGGATTTACCTGTACGCTTGCTAAGCGCATAAGTGATAGGTACCAGGATTATAAAAGCCACATCAAAAAATACAGGGATCGCTACTGCAAAACCGGTGACCATCATGGCCCAGGGGGCATTCTTCTCCCCTGTTCTCTTTAGCATAAAAGACGCCAGCCGTTGCGCACCGCCAGACTGTTCCAGGATCCCGCCAAAGAGTGCACCAAGACCTACTACTGTTGCTACAAATCCCAGGGTGCTGCCCATCCCCTGTCGCATAGTATCCAGGATCTCTGTTGCAGGCATTCCCGCAATGATCCCAACCGCAATACATACAATGAGCAGGGCAAGAAATGCCTGGATCTTTAAACGCAGTATTAAAAATAATAAAAGGGCTATCCCGGCAAGGACTGCCGTAAGTAATTGTATATCCATTAAAGCTCAGGTTTCCATTCGGTATGAAAAAAGTCTCCGCGCGGTTTATCAGTTCGTTCATAAGTATGTGCCCCAAAATAATCCCGTTGCGCCTGGATCATATTGGCAGAAGATTGCCCGGAGGTGTATCCCAGGAAATAAATTTGTGCCGCAAGGAGAACCGGCATAGGAAATCCCATTTCTATTGCCTCCCGGGCAACAAGTCTATGAGCCCCTCTATAATCCTTAAGTCGCTGAACAATTTTTGGGTGAAGCAGCAGATTTTCATCTGGAACCTCCCTGAAGATCTTTATAAGTTCCTCCATAAAGGCAGAGCGTATGATACACCCGTTGGTCCAGATCCTCGAGATTTCTGAAAGATTTAAATTCCAGTCATATTCTTTGGAAGCTGCAGATAATAAGCTGAAGCCTATAGCGTGATTAATAATACTCGCGCTTTTGTATGCAGAAAACAGGTCGGAAAAATTCTGTTGCTGTGTCTTTTTTTCTGCTGAAGGATTGTGATACAGCCAGGCAGCCTTTTCCCGCTCTTCTTTTATAGCTGAAATATTTCGAGCCATCACCGCCGCTGTAATTGTATCAAAAGGAACTCCCAGTTCCAGGGCAGCATTGGTAGACCAGCCGCCGGTACCTTTTTGTTTGGCTGCATCCAGGATCTTGTCAATAAGGAAACCCTCTTCTTCTTTTTTAAGAAGTATATCGGCTGAAATTTCCAGAAGATAACTCCTCATCTCCTTATTCCAGTCGACGAAAATTGCCGAAATCTTTTCAGGAGTGAAATTATAGGCGAACCTGAAATAATGGTAGAATTCGGCTATCAATTGCATTTCCCCGTATTCGATCCCGTTATGGAGCATTTTTATGAAGTGGCCGGAACCTTCAGGTCCTGTGTAGGCACAACACGCATCTCCCTTGCGGTCCCGGGCGGCGATCATTTCCAGGTATTTCCCTGCCCGGTCATAAGCTTTTTTGGATCCTCCCGGCATAATGGAAGGGCCTTTTTTTGCTCCTTCCTCTCCCCCTGAAATTCCTGCTCCCAGGAAGAGAATCCCTTTCTTCAAAAGCTCCTTTTCACGACGGGAGGTGTCTTTGTAATGGGAGTTCCCGCCGTCTATTATCAGGTCCTCTTCTTCAAGGAAAGGCAGAAGCCCGTCTATGACAATATCCACTGTCTTCCCCGCATTTACCATTAAAAGGATATTCCTGGGCCTGCTTAGGGATTTTACGAAAGATGAGAGATCATCAAACCACGGAAAGCTAAAATCACCTGCATATTCTGCTGCAAAATTCTTGGCAATATCCACCTCCAGTTTTTCCACGTGGCGGTTAAAGACAGCGACATGAACTCCTTTTGAAGCCATATTTACTGCCAGGCTTTTCCCCATTACTCCCAGGCCAAGTAATCCAATTTCGGGTTTTTCCTTCTTAACCTCCTGCATGATCTCTTCCAGGATATTTTCTTCGGGTTTATCTACATTTATATGCAGACCATATTCCGGCGTCTCCAAAGTTTCATATTGGGACTGCAAGAGAGAGGGCTTGAAATAATGTCCGCTGCGGTTAGAGAGCCTTTGCAGAATCACCTCATAATCTGAATGTAAAAAGATCCATTGCAACTCTTTTTCAGGGATTGTTTGTAGTTGTCGGCGATACTTTTCTTTAAGGGCAGAGCAAGCCAGGACCGCTCCCCCATTGGCATTCCATTCCTGGATTTTCTCAGCCAGGGTTTCCAGCCAGGTGGCGCGGTCTTCATCATTTAAAGGATTCCCGGCTGCCATTTTTTCTACATTCTCCCTGGGGTGAAAATCATCGGCATCATAGAAAGGCAAATCCAGGCGGGCAGAGAGCAACAACCCAATTGTTGTTTTACCCACCCCTGAAACTCCGCTTAAAATATAGACCATAGGTGCTAAAAATTGAATTGGTTTTCAAGATAGGATATTTTAGGGAAAATGGATCTTGATAGATAGAGCTACTTAGTTAATGGATGATTTGGAGTTTACACTTTCACCTGCAGAGGATTAATTTTCTGAGGTGAGGTCGTATTCAATTTTCGTGATGCGGAATTCCTGTACTGCAGGCCCTCTTTTAAATTCTGCGACCTCTCCCATTTTTTTTCCGGTAAGGGCACGGGCAAGGGGAGCCACAAATGCTATTTTGTGTAATTTTATATCGGCCTCATCAACTCCTACCAGTTGGAACCTGTTAACCGTACCTATTTGCTCCCCCGCAATAACTTCAAAAGTTACCGTAGCCCCAAACCGCACTTCATCCAAAGGCTGCTCGGCAGGATCCAGGACGCGGGCAGAGTTTAGGCGCTCATTAAGAAGATTGAGTTTTCCCGTTAAGACTGCCCGGGTATGGCGCTTTTCTTTTTCGTCTTCAATATTAAGATTGGACAACTGGTTCTCAAGCTGTTTTCTTTCTGCCTGTAATTGCTCATACCCTGCAGGGGTGACATAATTAATTACCCCCGGTGGCAACGCTGCACGTGGTGGTATAAATGGTGCCTCTTCCTGGTCATCCTCTTTAACAAATCCTCTGCTCATACTATCTTTTTCTCCAAATTAGGAAATCTCCACGCAATCGCATGCGGTTTAAGAAATTTTTAGGTCCAAAGAGGACTGGAAGAAACGATAATCCTACTACAAAGTATGTATTGGCAGTAGCACCGGCATCAATAGCATAATAAAAGGTTAAAGTGGTGCAGAAATTTATGTATCCGCTTAAAACTTGTAAATTTAGAATCAGGTTAAAATGCTTCCGGGTGTTTTGCAACCTAAGCACAAATCCCTGAAAATCAGAAATTAATCATAGTTTAAATATATTATATTCCCTCGAATGGCATTCAATTTCTTAAAAGGTTTAAGTAGATCTGGGTTGCTTTCTGAGACCTATGATCATTGTATTGGGCTGCTGGAGAATAGTCGTTGTAAATCGCTGCCGTTTCACAGTGTGGAGCATACCAAAGAGGTGTACCGCTATTCCAAGACTATAGCACAGTATGAGGAGGTCTATGGATCTGAGCTTGATCCAATCCTTATTGCTGCTCTCTTCCACGATACCGGGATGGCTGAAACTTATGCCGACCATGAAGAGCAAAGCGTTATTTATGCCAGGGATTATTTAAAACAGGCAGGTTATCCAGAGGCGAAGATCAATATAGTGACAGATTGTATCATGGCTACCAAACTTCCTCAAAGACCTAAATCCAAAGCAGAAAAGATCATATGTGATGCCGATTTTTATCACCTGGGAATTGAAAGCTATCTCTTCAGGAACGAAAGATTACGGGCAGAATGGGAAGATTTTTTCAACCGTACTTATACCGATGAGGAGTGGTATAAACTCAATATGGATTTCCTGAAAAAGCAAAATTATCATACCTGGTTTGGTAAAACCGTACTTAAGAATCGTAAGGATATGAACTATAAGGTTCTTGAGGAAAGGCATAAAAAATATAAGGTATAAACCCGTGGTTACAGTTAAAGAATCTGGCCCGCAGCTATTGGAAATTAGAAGTTGCTTTATTTCTGAATGCCACTAATATCCTCACACTTCGACAAAACATAGTGTTCCTAAACTAATTTGGACTAAAATCACCCCGGTCCCCCAGACTATGCATAGGATCAGGTGAGAAAAATTGTACTTTATTTCACTCAAACAGCAATGGTTCCAGCTTTGATTTTATAACTTCAATTGGTTTGTCAACTTCGTTATTTAAAGGTAATTTTATCCAAAAAAAAATGACAAAGGCCCTGGTAATTGGATACGTATGGCCTGAGCCGGGATCATCGGCCGCAGGAACAAGAATGATGCAGCTACTGGAATATTTTCAGCATCAGGATTATTCAATAACCTTCGCCACTACTGCCACTCCTACTCCTTACAGTGAGGACCTCGAATCATACGGTATAAGAGTTAAAAAAATCGAACTCAACAGTCATTCATTTAATAAATTTGTAGAAGAACTCGCCCCTTCAATAGTTGTATATGACCGGTACATGATGGAGGAGCAGTTTGGCTGGCGGGTTAGCCAAAGTTGTCCATACGCCTTAACCATTTTGGATACTGAAGACCTGCACTTCCTTAGGAAATTTCGTGAAGAAAGGTTGAAAGATCCTTTAATACCTCTATCGGCATTGAGAAATTCTGATCTTGCCCGCAGAGAGATCGCCAGTATCTATCGTTGTGACCTCAGTTTAATTATTTCTGAAGCTGAAGTAGATCTACTGTCGAATGAATTTGGTGTTCCCAAAAACCTCCTTTTATATTTACCATTTATGCAGAAGCAATTTGCTTCAGAAGAGATACAACAACTTCTAGATTTTGAAGAAAGAAAGAACTTTATAAGTATTGGGAATTTTAAACACGCTCCAAATGTGGATGCAGTGTATTACCTTAAGAATAAAATTTGGCCTTTGATCCATAAAGAACTTCCTGAGGCACAAATGCACATTTATGGTGCCTACCCTTCTCCAGGCATTTTAAAACTTAATGACCCCGGCCAAAACTTCCTGGTAAAAGGGCGTGTCCGGGACGCTGCAGAGGTTGTAAAAAAAGCAAGAGTAAGTCTTGCCCCACTTAGGTTTGGAGCAGGACTTAAAGGAAAACTTACCGAAGCTATGACCTGTGGCACCCCGGTTGTCACCACAGAGGCCGGAGCAGAAGGAATGGGTAGTAGCTACCTTGAGAGGATTCACACAGCCTCAACACCGGAGGCTTTTGCAGCAAAAGCTATTACACTTTACACAGCAAAAGAGAAATGGAATGAGGCTGTAAGAAATGGATTTACTTTGGTAAATAACCTATTTAATAAGGAGCAGCATCACGAGACCTTAACGGCAAGGATTAAAACCATCATGGGTAATCTTGAAAAGCACCGAAATGATAATTTTACAGGATCCATGCTAAAGCACCATTATTCGAAAAGTACTTACTTTTTATCAAAATATATAGAGCTAAAAAATGAGCTCGAGAAACTCCAAAAATTAAAAAACCACCTCTAAAAGCAAAAGAGGTGGTTCCAAACAAACAAAAAACAGATGTACAGCATTTTAAGCCATTGCTGCGTGGCTTGGGATCTTAAATAACTTGGTGTGCAGGGCACGCAAGGTTTTCACTTTATTCTCTGTAGCAACCAGGAGAGACACATTATTAATACTCCCGCCATAGGAGATCATCCTCACAGGGATATCCTGTAACACCTCAAAAAGCCTTGCGGTATTATTCTCCTCTATAAGTCCTTCCCCTACCACACATATTATGCTGTGGTCGGTCTCAACAGTGATCTCTCCATATGCCTTAAGATTTTCCAGGATCGCCTCAAGATTTCGGTTTTCATCTATGGTAAGGGAAATAGCAATTTCTGAGGTGGTGATCATATCAATAGCCGTTTCATGAGTGTCAAAAACTTCAAAGATCCTTTTAAGAAATCCATGAGCCATCAACATCCTGTTGGATTTAATTTTTATTGCCGTAATCCCGTCCTTGGCTGAAATTGCTTTAAGCCCCCTGCTTTTTACCTGGTTGGAAATCATGGTCCCCTGTGCTTCAGGAGTAAAGGTATTTTTTAAGTAAATAGGAATGTTCCTGTCAATTACGGGAGATACGGTTTGTGGGTGAAGGATCTTGGCACCAAAATAGGCAAGTTCTGCAGCTTCCTCAAAAGACAGGTGTGAAAGTGGATGGGTATGCTCCACATAACGCGGATCATTGTTGTGAAAACCATCAATATCTGTCCATATCTGGATCTCCTCTGCATTTACAGCTGCTCCAAGAATGGTAGCAGTAAAATCGCTACCACCTCGCTTAAGAGTATTTATTCGGTTGAATTTATCTGTTCGTACAAAACCCTGGGTAATGTATACCTGGGCTGTGGGTTTTGTTTTAAGATATTGGTCCAGCAGTCTTCCTACCCTGTCTGTATCTGGATTTTCAAGGTTTGGTACCTGCATGAATTTTTTAGCTTCCAGCAGGGTATTATTTATTCCCTCTGCCTCAAAATATTCTGAGACTATATAGGTAGAGACGCTCTCTCCAAAAGTAAGGATCCTGGCCTCTGCATTCTCTGAGGATTCCTGCCTAAGAATATCTGTGAATTGCTCAAATAATCTATTAACCTGTTCTTTAATCCTGGAATTGTCATTGGGAAGTAAATCTTCTACAAGCTTAAGATGTTTGTACTTTATTTCCTCAATAAGTCTTGTGGCTTCAGTAATTTGATTATTCCTGAAGTGGTCACTTATTTGTACCAAATGATTTGTCACCCCAGACATTGCTGAAAGTACTAAAAGCCTTTCCCCTTCTATCCCGGTAACAATATTCTTAACGTTCCTTATACTTGCAGCAGATCCAACAGATGTTCCACCAAACTTCAACACTTTCATTGCTCAAAAATTAAAGTGCATAATTACTCAAAGATTGGTTTCAGAAAAAAAACACGCCAAAATTTATATACATTTGCACAAAATGTACATTATTTAACAATGAACACTATAACCTCGGTGGTACACAATATTTTACGGCACCAGCCCTTTCTTGATGATGCACTGGCCAAAGACCTTATAAATTTTAGTGCGCTTGCTGCCCACCTGCAGCCCGATGTGGAAAAAGAGCTTAGGAAACCTGTACAACAAGGATCCATTATTATGGCCCTGCGCAGGTATGCACCGAAGAAGAATTTGCTGAAAAATACAAGTTTCAGGGAAATGGGAGATATCGTAGTGCGCTCCGGTATTACAGAATATACCTATCTTAATTCCAAAACTATCCTTTCCAGCCAGGCAAAGCTACTTAACATAGTGAAGGATGAACTGGGTGTATATCTTAATTATTCAAGTAATTACCAGGAAAGTAATATCCTTGTCTCGGCTGAATTAAAAGAGACGGTTGCCGCATGTTTTGAGGATGAGATCCTGGTATCTGTAAAAAGCGAGTTATCCAGTTTAACAATAGCACTTCCCAAGAATAGTGCAAAATCGGTGGGATTATACTTCTATATATTTAAACTACTGGCCTATGAGGGAATTCCAGTATTTGAAATGATCTCAACATCCAACTACTTTGCCCTGTTTCTGGAGAAAGAATATGTGAACCAGGCATTCCTATTGCTTAATGAAATAAAAATCTCCTAAGCCTACCAGTAATCAAAATAAACCCCGGTCATGGCTACAGCTGTGGCGAGGATAATGAGAACTATTATTATGAATGTAGCCCCAAACCTGGTTTTCTTATTGTCCTGTAAAATATAATCCTCAGATTCATTGTCGTCCCGATCTCTAATTTGCATTTCTCTTTTTTAAGTTGAACGTAAAGTTAAAAAGTTAGCATTGAAATTATTATAAGGTAAACTTAAAATTAAAAATGGAATTGCAATTAGAAGCATTTGAAGTCTAAAACCATTATTATCCGTTGAAAGAATTTAGACCGCTTCCGCTGCTAGAATATAGAACCTGGACTAAAATCTACGTGAATAGAAAAAAACACTCTACTCAATTTTAAAAAGCGTGGTTTATCCTAAACTATTTTAGATTCATTACCACCCCAAAATTTGGGTTGATATTTCCTCTAGCCAAATTAATTAAAGCTTAAGGAAAACTTTAATATTTTTAATTAGACACTGGTAATTTAAAAATTCCAAAAACTTTGCTCCTCCCAGGGGATTTTTTTAAAAGCCCAATTTTAATAAATCTTTAGCCCATTAAACTAAAGTTTTCCTAAACCTCCCGGTGGCACTGGTAGTTTCCATTATTTTTACCCTTAAACAATCTAAAAAATGAAAAAGATATTGAGAGCACTTCTCGCTGGATGGGGAGCAAAGAAACTGGGTGGTGGCTGCGGCTGCATTGGAATTATTATAGTGTTTATAATTCTTTGGTATCTTCTTGGGGGAATTGGCCTGTAAAAAATCAGGAAAAAAAATGTCCAAACCCAATCGTAAACATGATGAAGCCATAGATGTAATGTTCTATGCTCACATTAAGTAGGCTTTGGCTTTTGAGATAATTAAAAATAAAGATCCAGCTCACAAGAAAAGTGGCAATTGGTGCTACCCAATTGCCATATATCCAATGGGTGAGCCCAAAAATGATCGCATTGCTAAGCATAAGCAAATACTTCTCGGGGACTATTTTTCTATACCTGTGAAAAAAGTAGACCCTGTAAGTCAATTCCTGAGGCAGGACAGAGGCTAATGGATACAGGAATAGGGTAATTACATAATTCTTGAAATTTTCCAAAGGATACTGGAAGAACAGGTCTGGAAAAATCCAAAAGGTAAACCATACCAGCAGGATCGAAATAATAATGATCCTGGGCAAACTTTTCCTGAGATGCTTTTTATTTAACCTATATAAAGTTCTTTTATCAAAGTAAGGATCAATTCTAAGTATCAAAAAGAAAAAAGCAGCAATTAACAGTAAGGGAAGCACTTTTAACCAGCCATCCAGATAAGCTACGGCAATAAATGGTATGAACACGTAGAAGAACAGAAATTCAAGGACCATATAGGCCGGGGAGAAATAGATTTTCTTTAAATACATATCTTATGGTACAGCAACTGCTATTGTGTTTGTTCTATTGAGCCTTGCTACTTCTTTTCTTCCTTCTTTTCCTTAG
Protein-coding sequences here:
- a CDS encoding putative quinol monooxygenase — encoded protein: MKKYGLLINLHAKEGKEMEVHNYIQEAVNLARREHGTISWYSYRIDKTTFGIFDTFENEEGREAHLQGEIAGGLLERAPDFLSEEPEIKKVEILSAV
- a CDS encoding DoxX family protein, translated to MKKSYSTILELPQVDFGLLIFRLGISGLMLTHGIPKLITFFGSEPITFADPIGIGEVASFTFAVFAEFVCSILVILGLGTRLAVIPLIATMAVAALIVHWTDGFGSQELPLLFLFGYLLLFFTGGGKYSLDWYILSSKKK
- a CDS encoding GntP family permease; amino-acid sequence: MDIQLLTAVLAGIALLLFLILRLKIQAFLALLIVCIAVGIIAGMPATEILDTMRQGMGSTLGFVATVVGLGALFGGILEQSGGAQRLASFMLKRTGEKNAPWAMMVTGFAVAIPVFFDVAFIILVPITYALSKRTGKSLLLYAIPLLAGLAITHAFIPPTPGPIAVADILGADLGWVILFGFFAGLPAAVLAGPVYARFLAKKIHIEPQVFEEKEDYNEATAPSPSLIISIILIPILLIVANTLLGSPLFDEMAIPAGVHYAVELLGHPFTALIIANLIAWYFLGVRRGMQKEYLLKVATKSFQAAGIIILLTGAGGAFKEILINTGAGEMIAEGLNDTFFNPLVFGFIVAALVRVLQGSSTVAMITAAGITAPVLTEGLYSVQQISVIVIAIASGATILSHVNDSGFWLVGQYLGLTEKQTFRSWSIMTTIIAFVGLVMSLLMWYLI
- the gnd gene encoding decarboxylating NADP(+)-dependent phosphogluconate dehydrogenase, with amino-acid sequence MVYILSGVSGVGKTTIGLLLSARLDLPFYDADDFHPRENVEKMAAGNPLNDEDRATWLETLAEKIQEWNANGGAVLACSALKEKYRRQLQTIPEKELQWIFLHSDYEVILQRLSNRSGHYFKPSLLQSQYETLETPEYGLHINVDKPEENILEEIMQEVKKEKPEIGLLGLGVMGKSLAVNMASKGVHVAVFNRHVEKLEVDIAKNFAAEYAGDFSFPWFDDLSSFVKSLSRPRNILLMVNAGKTVDIVIDGLLPFLEEEDLIIDGGNSHYKDTSRREKELLKKGILFLGAGISGGEEGAKKGPSIMPGGSKKAYDRAGKYLEMIAARDRKGDACCAYTGPEGSGHFIKMLHNGIEYGEMQLIAEFYHYFRFAYNFTPEKISAIFVDWNKEMRSYLLEISADILLKKEEEGFLIDKILDAAKQKGTGGWSTNAALELGVPFDTITAAVMARNISAIKEEREKAAWLYHNPSAEKKTQQQNFSDLFSAYKSASIINHAIGFSLLSAASKEYDWNLNLSEISRIWTNGCIIRSAFMEELIKIFREVPDENLLLHPKIVQRLKDYRGAHRLVAREAIEMGFPMPVLLAAQIYFLGYTSGQSSANMIQAQRDYFGAHTYERTDKPRGDFFHTEWKPEL
- a CDS encoding GreA/GreB family elongation factor → MSRGFVKEDDQEEAPFIPPRAALPPGVINYVTPAGYEQLQAERKQLENQLSNLNIEDEKEKRHTRAVLTGKLNLLNERLNSARVLDPAEQPLDEVRFGATVTFEVIAGEQIGTVNRFQLVGVDEADIKLHKIAFVAPLARALTGKKMGEVAEFKRGPAVQEFRITKIEYDLTSEN
- a CDS encoding HD domain-containing protein — encoded protein: MAFNFLKGLSRSGLLSETYDHCIGLLENSRCKSLPFHSVEHTKEVYRYSKTIAQYEEVYGSELDPILIAALFHDTGMAETYADHEEQSVIYARDYLKQAGYPEAKINIVTDCIMATKLPQRPKSKAEKIICDADFYHLGIESYLFRNERLRAEWEDFFNRTYTDEEWYKLNMDFLKKQNYHTWFGKTVLKNRKDMNYKVLEERHKKYKV
- a CDS encoding glycosyltransferase; translation: MTKALVIGYVWPEPGSSAAGTRMMQLLEYFQHQDYSITFATTATPTPYSEDLESYGIRVKKIELNSHSFNKFVEELAPSIVVYDRYMMEEQFGWRVSQSCPYALTILDTEDLHFLRKFREERLKDPLIPLSALRNSDLARREIASIYRCDLSLIISEAEVDLLSNEFGVPKNLLLYLPFMQKQFASEEIQQLLDFEERKNFISIGNFKHAPNVDAVYYLKNKIWPLIHKELPEAQMHIYGAYPSPGILKLNDPGQNFLVKGRVRDAAEVVKKARVSLAPLRFGAGLKGKLTEAMTCGTPVVTTEAGAEGMGSSYLERIHTASTPEAFAAKAITLYTAKEKWNEAVRNGFTLVNNLFNKEQHHETLTARIKTIMGNLEKHRNDNFTGSMLKHHYSKSTYFLSKYIELKNELEKLQKLKNHL
- a CDS encoding aspartate kinase; the encoded protein is MKVLKFGGTSVGSAASIRNVKNIVTGIEGERLLVLSAMSGVTNHLVQISDHFRNNQITEATRLIEEIKYKHLKLVEDLLPNDNSRIKEQVNRLFEQFTDILRQESSENAEARILTFGESVSTYIVSEYFEAEGINNTLLEAKKFMQVPNLENPDTDRVGRLLDQYLKTKPTAQVYITQGFVRTDKFNRINTLKRGGSDFTATILGAAVNAEEIQIWTDIDGFHNNDPRYVEHTHPLSHLSFEEAAELAYFGAKILHPQTVSPVIDRNIPIYLKNTFTPEAQGTMISNQVKSRGLKAISAKDGITAIKIKSNRMLMAHGFLKRIFEVFDTHETAIDMITTSEIAISLTIDENRNLEAILENLKAYGEITVETDHSIICVVGEGLIEENNTARLFEVLQDIPVRMISYGGSINNVSLLVATENKVKTLRALHTKLFKIPSHAAMA
- a CDS encoding CPBP family glutamic-type intramembrane protease, translated to MYLKKIYFSPAYMVLEFLFFYVFIPFIAVAYLDGWLKVLPLLLIAAFFFLILRIDPYFDKRTLYRLNKKHLRKSLPRIIIISILLVWFTFWIFPDLFFQYPLENFKNYVITLFLYPLASVLPQELTYRVYFFHRYRKIVPEKYLLMLSNAIIFGLTHWIYGNWVAPIATFLVSWIFIFNYLKSQSLLNVSIEHYIYGFIMFTIGFGHFFS